In the Glycine max cultivar Williams 82 chromosome 19, Glycine_max_v4.0, whole genome shotgun sequence genome, GCGTTTGATGCCTTGCTTCGTCATTCTTCAGGCGTTTGATGCCTTGCTTCGGAAGTTACAGAAATATGTTCCATATGAATCAGCTGTCGCCGATTTGTATGCTGGAGCTGGGGTCATTGGGCTGTCATTAGCTACCACAAGAAAGTGCAGGCAATGCCTGGATGATTCTAAACCTTAAATGTTAAGTTCTAACTTTGTGTACAAAATTGATTTGGAGAAGATATGCTAGTTGTCTTACAGATCCATTAAGTGCATCGAGATTAACAAAGAATCGAATGCATCTTTTGAGAAGACCATTGAACGGTTACCTGCCACTGTTGACAGCAGTATTACTTGGCATCATGCATATGCTTCAAAAGTTAGTGCTGAATATCTGAAGCATCATCATATACTTCATGTTTTAACTTTGGAGCATTTCTTTTTTCTGATTCACATAACTATAATTTCTACAACTTCAATTTTGGTATGCATGTTTATTTATCAGCATATGTGaagattttatttgaaaaagattTCTTTATATGTGCACAAGAGAAAGCatagtgtttttcttttatctattaTCCTTGTCACATGTTATTTGGAACTGATTCTATGAATCATTTGCAAGTAGCAGGAGCCCTTTTTGTGGCTTTTGGGTTCAGATCTTGTTGTCATTGATCCTCCCAGGAAAGGACTAGATGCATCTCTTATTGATGCATTGAAGAATATATCATCAGTTGAGCGTAAAGCCTTGTCATCTTCTTAAAGGTTAGAATTTTTTGAACCTATCAAGTTTAGCTAATCGGAAAATATTTCCCAAGCCAGTTTTTGATTTAGTGCAAGTTAACTGCAGCTCAAACTCATCCCAGGAAGAGAAAAGGCCATGGGTTATACGGGCTAAAGAAGATTCAGTCCAAATTGGAAGCAAACCTCCAGCTAACATCGCTCAATCAGTGCCACAAACCCTTATTATATAAGTTGTGGATGGGAAATTTTTAAAGAGGTATCCACTCTTAATGTTTTCTGGGTGTGTTTTGACTTTTCTGAAACTTGAGTTctctttatgttaattttaaaagttgctGACAGGACTGCAAGTCATTGTTGTCTAGTAAGGCATGGTATTTGGAAAAAGCTCatggttttaatttctttcctgGTACCCAGAGGtattcatgtttttcttttatttcttaattattttatttacttttagtaTTTACTTATTATCATAATTGGTTTCACTCTTGCATAAAAAATCTTAACGAAGTTAATAAATCTTCCTCTCTATCATTCTCTGAATTACATTGTAATTGCATTTCAACTTTGTATTCATCTAGAAcacaaacctttttttttggtataggGCACAAAcctttgatataatttttaccCACTTCAAGTActtatatttataatgatttGATATACTTATTGATTACTTTGAAGATCATGTAGGTATACTCCATATCAGGTCAATATTCTCATTgctaatcctttctttttttgagtGCAACAGACTATTGTGCAACTCATGAATAATgcaggttttttattttttttatatttgtgtgTGCGAATGGGTAATTGGagcttttaacttttaagtaagTGTAGACTGTGCAGAATGGGAGAAAATACCCAGGTATTCAAGTTAGACCTATGAAACATGGTCATTAATAGATTTTTGGTTTAGCATAATTCTAGAGAAATAATcgcttaatttttcaaaatctctATTAGGATGTtgaaagaaacaagtgattatttctccaaattaaactaaactaaaCATATACTAAATCTGTAATCGAAATAATGTAACACCCAGGAAATTTAAAATTGCATTTATATTTGAACTTGGCTTGTTGTTATAGTACTCAGCATCCCCACCCAACCCTTTCTGGTCTTCTCCCACGGTAGATAACTTGTTCTTATTGCATTTAGTCCTGGGAAGTGTCATATTTTCATTACATTTGATCTTTGGAACATGTGACGTGATTGATTAACATGGGAGATTCTTGTGCAACTTAAATTTAACTTGCTACGTGATAGAAATCCCATTTGCTTTATGTTTCATGGAACCAACTTGACAAAGTTGACCATTAACcttttaattcatatatatagttACAGAATGATTCCTAGAGAGTGATTATCCCATCTCCATTAAATGCCTGCTGTATATATAATCCATGGCATGCTATCTACTTTATATATGCTCCACCCTCaagtaaaatttttattataacctTTGTTTCTCTCCAGAAGTAAATTAAGGGTGCATCGTGTAGTTGGTTATATGATTGTACATAGCATCCTCCCCCATTCTCCCcgaaaagtaaaagaatattaatttttcttttgctcATTGGTTGCAGCATTGAAGTTCTAGCAGTGTTCAAGAGGGGCCCTCagaaaaagaaacaaggaaagaaaaagaaaaaacatttgtaGGTGCTGTGAGACATTAATTAGGACATGGTTCAATATGCCGGGTTTCGTGTACACCAGCAAATCAGTGAGAAATCTTGCACggaaaaaaagaaatggaaGTTTTGTAGCAGTCTTGAGTTGAAAACATTTACCGTTGCCTCTTTTTTGGGGGGAGGTGGGGGAATTGTTTGTACTGGTGGAAAAGGGAATTATGTTTCATCATTTGATAAATTGTGttgaaagaatattaaaatttgaatatagtTTTTCATTGCTTTTTAATCTTATTCATCTCCATGCTTTTGATCCAAGTAATACAAAATTGAGGAATAACTTCTTATGGACTTAAGAAACCAACTTGTCCCAAGAGAGCTGCTTCGCCATTCAATGACTAGGAAAACTTCAATTCCTCTTTTCTCTACCCTTAGATATTGCCAGGTGAGGAAAGACTGTCAGAATGTTATGGGCAAGAAGATCTTGCCTGGTCAAGATCCCAATTACTGGGGATACCTGTGAGGAGATGACATCATTTGGTTAGTTAGATAtggcaattttttcttttaaaaaaaagcaatgaatttattttgcTCCTGAAATGCTACAAGAAAAAAATGGCAACATATCTAATTCATATTTGAATGGTGTTAATATTTATGATGTGCTTAATAAACTCACCCCAGATGCTTGATACTTGGGTACTACAAGCAGATGGCGAAGTCCAACTTGCCTGAAGAGGATCATTGCTTTTGCTACTGACATGCTCTCTAGCACTGTAAAGGGAGTTGTATTGGTAAGAGGATGTAGATCAACAAACATCTCCATTTCCTCACTGGTCACAGCCACCTCTTCAATACTTCCTTCTCTCTCAGCCAGCTCTACCCAGGTAAATTTCTCTCTCACTTCCCATTCCTCtgttctccttctttctttaaGGAACCACTTCTTCTTTAGTGCTTGGATGAGATGTGCTCTTAGAATCAGTCCATGCAGTTCTGTTCCCCCATTGGCCTGTCCTACTACTGGTGGTACTACCCCATCGTCCATAACAGGGAAAGCATTATGTGTAGTGTTTTTCAAGACATCTACTATTTTGGCTACCTTTTCTACTCCATGGAGGGTAACCACTGATGGCTTTACATCAACAAGCTCACCCACAGTGAGATTTCTCATCCATGGCTCAGGATTTGCATCCATGAAAGGAAGGCCTTTCAAGTGCAGTATAATCTCATAGATGCTTGGGTTGAAACTGTCTCCAACAGTTTTGGCTATTAGGAGGACAATCATTGTTATTGGTAGTAGGAGAAGATTGTTGGTGAGTTCAAGGAAGATCACACAAAGGGATACAGTCATCCTCATGGAACCAGCCATGAGGGAGGCTGCACCTAGTACTGCAAACAGCCCTTGGTCAATGTTTGTATGAGGTCCCATGTAGATGCCGAGAAGGCGGCCATAACCTGAGCCCATAAGAATGATTGGGAGGAAGAGCCCAGATGGCACAGCAATTCCAAAAGTGATTAGTCCTAATATGCAATAGAGTACAAAGAAAATTACGAGGGACAAGGGTTGATATTCTTGAGGGGTGTTAGTTGAGAATATATTTCGAACGGCATCATCATTAGTGGTAAGCAGCAGAGTAGCAAGATCATTGTAGTAGCCAGGTGGGCAGTTAAATTGTTTGAAATTCCCAGACCGTCCATTGGTGGGGCAGGTTGACTCTGGAAGTGATGGATCACATGGGGTGCATTTTGCTAAGAATGGGAGACCATATTCGCACATTGATGTGAATAGTGCAACTGCAAGACTGAGGAGGAGTTTATGTATTCTTCCTTTTCTGCAATAATTAAAGGTAGACACTCCCATAGTAATCATGTAATTCCCCCATATAATCAGTTTCAGCTGGGTTGACATTTTATTATAGCTTTATGAATCCAAGATACCCTTTGGGCTGTAATTCTAACATGTTAGGGTGCATACATGCATCTTGCATCTGTTACCATTGgatctgaataaaaaaaataaatatctgcTTTGTTCAAATCCAATGGTTACACATGTTGGATGCATCCTAACTTAAAGGGTGCACTGTAGAATTCCTAGCAGTTTGGTTTAGTTCATTAGATGCCATCATTGATTGATCTTGATgtcttctttctattttttatcttagCAAATGAGCACATATGTTTATAATCTCATTGACTACAATTGACACAATTATATTGTCTTCATTGGATGATGCATGTGTGGTCAGTATAGAACATTAAATCATGATATTTTTTCCTGTCACGGTAATTGTCTCCTAAGGATATGCAATATGTTGAGACTAGGATTGGATATTGATGCTTACTGATTGATGAGATTGTAGAGTCTGAGGACCTTGTGTAGTACATGATTGTAAAGGCTTCCCAATACCCCGCCAATGATTCCAATGACTACAACAAGGACAATATCCATAACATGGTACCTCACTGTGACATTGCTTACGTCAAACATGATCAATCCTCCTTCACCAAAAAGGCCGCATTTCCCAGTATGACAGATTTCAATGAAGGCCCtgagcaccaccaccaccacagcTGTGCTGAAAAAAGTTCTCCACAGGAGAGCACTTCTCCACCAGGTTGCCACCTCTTCAAGAGCAAAGAGAACTCCACCAACTGGAGCCCGGAAAGCTGCACAAACTCCCGAAGATGAACCACAGGTGATAAGATCCCGACGGTCACGATCATTGTTAAAATATCGAAGCCAGCGCCATTTGATCCTGTAATTGTCAGGGCCTCCCTGGCCTAGTAAGGAAGCAATGCAGCTTCCTATATGCACCAACGGTCCTTCTTTTCCCAAATCTAGGCCTGCAGAGACAGCCCCAATGCTTCCAATTATCTACAAGAGCCAAGTCGTGGGATATGATATgaataggaattaaaaataacattgatCAGCAAATGGAGATATGATGTGAAGAGGAACTGGTAATTTGTGTACAACAGTGTTAACGCTAAATGCGAACGCCATTTTGCATTCATGGTAGTGATTTTTTTACCAATAACAGACTTATAAACTTTATTAGTCATATTTGTAAGGGTGTGATTGGGAAATAGTTGAGTTGAACGTAATCCACTCCACGTTTTTTTCCAATCCAACAATGCCGTTGCTTCTCTGTTTTGCTTTGGAAAGTGCAAACAGATATTTGGTGTTTTTGAAACCGCAATCCAAACTCAATCTAAGTAGTGTACTATTTAGTAGAGGGcataactttatttattatatgttaGCGATCTAATATACTATTTGGGAGAGGagcattaatttattatgttttagatAACACTATTGAAGCCTCATGATTGTTTGCCACTCATTAGACAAATTGCAAGTCTTCAATGATTGAAACTGGTGGCACTTGTATCATGCTCCTTGTACCATAATTGGTGTGCTATTATATGTATGATTCCAGAAATTAGTGCTGCAATTAGTGAAGTTGTACGGGACCATTGTATGGATAGATGgaacaaaatagaaattaacaGAACATGACGGAATAGGTTTATTATTCGAACATAAAGTTGATATCGTATATAGTTATTtactttttcatcttttttattttctttgtttgcatgtttttcaaaaaatacatttaaaaatcgGAGAGGATAactttttggttcattttgatgttgacaaaacattttttatggtCGAAATTATCCTTTGTTTGGATCTACAgtataaaagaattaaagaaagaaagctGCCAAGGAA is a window encoding:
- the LOC100788620 gene encoding chloride channel protein CLC-b isoform X1; amino-acid sequence: MGEDSGEFGESTKINHKMENVEREEEIDPESNPLNEPLLKRNRTLSSNPLALVGEKVSYIESLDYEINENDLFKHDWRSRSRVQVLQYIFLKWLLAFLVGLLTGIIATLINLAVENIAGYKLLAVLKYIHKERYLTGFLYFTGINFVLTFVAAILCVCFAPTAAGPGIPEIKAYLNGVDTPNMFGATTLIVKIIGSIGAVSAGLDLGKEGPLVHIGSCIASLLGQGGPDNYRIKWRWLRYFNNDRDRRDLITCGSSSGVCAAFRAPVGGVLFALEEVATWWRSALLWRTFFSTAVVVVVLRAFIEICHTGKCGLFGEGGLIMFDVSNVTVRYHVMDIVLVVVIGIIGGVLGSLYNHVLHKVLRLYNLINQKGRIHKLLLSLAVALFTSMCEYGLPFLAKCTPCDPSLPESTCPTNGRSGNFKQFNCPPGYYNDLATLLLTTNDDAVRNIFSTNTPQEYQPLSLVIFFVLYCILGLITFGIAVPSGLFLPIILMGSGYGRLLGIYMGPHTNIDQGLFAVLGAASLMAGSMRMTVSLCVIFLELTNNLLLLPITMIVLLIAKTVGDSFNPSIYEIILHLKGLPFMDANPEPWMRNLTVGELVDVKPSVVTLHGVEKVAKIVDVLKNTTHNAFPVMDDGVVPPVVGQANGGTELHGLILRAHLIQALKKKWFLKERRRTEEWEVREKFTWVELAEREGSIEEVAVTSEEMEMFVDLHPLTNTTPFTVLESMSVAKAMILFRQVGLRHLLVVPKYQASGVSPVIGILTRQDLLAHNILTVFPHLAISKGREKRN
- the LOC100788620 gene encoding chloride channel protein CLC-b isoform X2, whose translation is MGEDSGEFGESTKINHKMENVEREEEIDPESNPLNEPLLKRNRTLSSNPLALVGEKVSYIESLDYEINENDLFKHDWRSRSRVQVLQYIFLKWLLAFLVGLLTGIIATLINLAVENIAGYKLLAVLKYIHKERYLTGFLYFTGINFVLTFVAAILCVCFAPTAAGPGIPEIKAYLNGVDTPNMFGATTLIVKIIGSIGAVSAGLDLGKEGPLVHIGSCIASLLGQGGPDNYRIKWRWLRYFNNDRDRRDLITCGSSSGVCAAFRAPVGGVLFALEEVATWWRSALLWRTFFSTAVVVVVLRAFIEICHTGKCGLFGEGGLIMFDVSNVTVRYHVMDIVLVVVIGIIGGVLGSLYNHVLHKVLRLYNLINHLAVALFTSMCEYGLPFLAKCTPCDPSLPESTCPTNGRSGNFKQFNCPPGYYNDLATLLLTTNDDAVRNIFSTNTPQEYQPLSLVIFFVLYCILGLITFGIAVPSGLFLPIILMGSGYGRLLGIYMGPHTNIDQGLFAVLGAASLMAGSMRMTVSLCVIFLELTNNLLLLPITMIVLLIAKTVGDSFNPSIYEIILHLKGLPFMDANPEPWMRNLTVGELVDVKPSVVTLHGVEKVAKIVDVLKNTTHNAFPVMDDGVVPPVVGQANGGTELHGLILRAHLIQALKKKWFLKERRRTEEWEVREKFTWVELAEREGSIEEVAVTSEEMEMFVDLHPLTNTTPFTVLESMSVAKAMILFRQVGLRHLLVVPKYQASGVSPVIGILTRQDLLAHNILTVFPHLAISKGREKRN